The following proteins are co-located in the Sphingobacteriaceae bacterium genome:
- the gcvH gene encoding glycine cleavage system protein GcvH, whose product MNFPAELKYTKDHEWVKIEGDIATIGITDFAQRELGDIVYVDVNTIGETVAKEAVFGTVEAVKTVSDLFMPLSGEVLEANKDIDSAPESVNNDPYGKGWMIKIKITDPAEVSGLLSADDYKKLIGA is encoded by the coding sequence ATGAATTTCCCTGCAGAATTAAAATACACAAAAGACCACGAGTGGGTTAAAATTGAAGGCGATATCGCAACTATTGGAATTACTGATTTTGCTCAACGTGAATTGGGCGATATCGTTTACGTAGACGTTAATACAATTGGAGAAACAGTTGCTAAAGAAGCTGTGTTCGGAACTGTTGAAGCGGTTAAAACCGTGAGTGATCTTTTTATGCCATTAAGCGGAGAAGTACTTGAGGCGAATAAAGACATCGATTCTGCTCCGGAAAGTGTAAATAATGATCCTTACGGAAAAGGCTGGATGATTAAAATAAAAATTACCGACCCTGCTGAAGTAAGCGGATTGTTGAGTGCCGATGATTATAAAAAATTAATAGGTGCTTAA
- the ruvA gene encoding Holliday junction branch migration protein RuvA gives MSFINHLKGHIEFRNPAKVVIECGGVGYSLMISLNTFTKMEGQKEVCLFVECVYQRDDNPRYFGFYDEEERELFRKLISVSGVGGSSAMLMLSSLSAAEISGAINTANVTLLKSIKGIGDKTAQRIVVDLKGKMGKHEGGMSQILSNSYNKNRDEALMALITLGFPKMTAEKALEKAIKQQGIETENVENLVKAAFKNL, from the coding sequence ATGTCATTTATAAATCATTTAAAAGGACACATTGAATTCAGAAATCCGGCCAAGGTAGTGATTGAGTGTGGCGGAGTAGGTTATAGTTTGATGATTTCATTAAACACATTTACCAAAATGGAAGGGCAAAAAGAAGTTTGCTTATTTGTAGAATGTGTTTACCAGCGAGATGATAATCCAAGGTATTTCGGGTTTTACGACGAAGAAGAAAGGGAATTATTCAGAAAATTAATATCTGTGAGTGGGGTAGGCGGTTCTAGTGCCATGTTAATGCTCTCCAGCCTCAGTGCCGCCGAAATATCCGGGGCTATTAATACTGCCAATGTGACATTACTGAAAAGCATCAAAGGAATTGGTGATAAAACCGCTCAACGTATAGTGGTAGACTTAAAAGGAAAGATGGGAAAACATGAGGGTGGAATGAGTCAAATTTTATCCAATTCATACAATAAAAACCGCGATGAAGCGTTAATGGCCTTAATAACCTTGGGTTTCCCAAAAATGACCGCTGAAAAGGCACTTGAAAAGGCCATAAAACAGCAAGGCATTGAAACCGAAAATGTGGAAAATTTAGTTAAAGCAGCGTTTAAAAATCTATAA
- a CDS encoding NADP-dependent malic enzyme, with protein MAKFRREDALDYHSQGRPGKIEVIPTKPYSTQRDLTLAYSPGVAEPCLEIEKNPEDAYKYTAKGNLVAVISNGTAVLGLGDIGALASKPVMEGKGLLFKIFADLDVFDIELDTKNIDEFVQTVKNIAPTFGGINLEDIKAPECFEIERRLKEELDIPLMHDDQHGTAIISAAGLINAVEISKKKIGDVKVVINGAGASANSCAKLYIAVGVKKENITMLDSKGVLHVGRTDLDQYKSFFASKNTKINTLTEAMKGADVFVGLSKGNIVTQEMVKSMNKNCIVFALANPTPEISYEEAIASRKDIIMATGRSDHPNQVNNVLGFPFIFRGAMDVRATAINEEMKLAATKAIAALAKEAVPDYVNLAYGSKNLSFGAEYIIPKPIDNRLIVAVSSAVAKAAIDSGVAKRKITDWEAYKIELENRLGKDNKLMRSLANKAKSNPKRVVFSDADTYKVLKAAQVVRDEGIAKPILLGNKERIQAIANENHIDLSEMPIIDPLTEEEGKRNEFGNLLWRKRQRKGLTLYEAQKLMRDRNYYGSMMVEHGLADAMISGLTRKYRHPLKAALEVIGVKPEVKKVAGLYLMVTKKGPYFFADTTMNTNPTAEELADIAVLTANTVKKYNITPRIALLSYSNFGSTPGDIPNKVQKAVSILHKNYPGLIVDGDIQANFSINNTLLKEQFPFSTLVDMDVNTFIFPNLESGNISYKLLQELGGSEAIGPILMGLNKPMHVLQLGSSVREIMNMVILAVVDAQSR; from the coding sequence ATGGCAAAATTCAGAAGAGAAGATGCCCTTGATTATCATTCGCAAGGTAGGCCGGGCAAGATTGAAGTTATTCCAACAAAACCTTACAGTACACAACGAGATTTAACATTAGCGTATTCTCCCGGTGTGGCTGAGCCTTGTCTGGAAATCGAAAAAAATCCGGAGGATGCTTACAAGTACACTGCCAAGGGAAACTTAGTTGCCGTGATATCTAACGGCACGGCTGTATTGGGATTAGGCGATATTGGTGCGTTAGCTTCAAAACCCGTAATGGAAGGAAAAGGTTTGTTATTTAAAATATTTGCCGATTTAGATGTGTTTGATATTGAGTTAGACACTAAAAACATTGATGAGTTTGTTCAAACAGTTAAAAATATTGCTCCAACGTTTGGTGGAATTAATCTAGAAGACATCAAAGCTCCGGAATGTTTCGAAATTGAACGTCGTTTAAAAGAAGAACTGGATATTCCACTCATGCATGATGATCAGCACGGAACTGCAATTATTTCGGCTGCAGGATTAATTAATGCTGTAGAAATTTCAAAGAAAAAAATAGGAGATGTAAAGGTGGTGATTAATGGCGCAGGCGCATCGGCAAATTCTTGCGCTAAACTTTATATTGCGGTTGGCGTGAAAAAAGAAAACATTACTATGCTGGATAGTAAGGGAGTTTTACATGTGGGTAGAACGGATTTAGATCAGTATAAATCTTTTTTCGCCTCTAAAAACACAAAAATAAATACATTAACGGAAGCCATGAAAGGGGCTGATGTTTTTGTTGGACTTTCAAAAGGGAATATTGTAACGCAAGAGATGGTAAAAAGCATGAACAAGAATTGTATTGTTTTTGCATTGGCTAATCCTACACCTGAAATTTCTTATGAAGAGGCTATCGCTTCTCGTAAAGATATTATTATGGCAACCGGACGTAGCGATCATCCTAATCAAGTGAATAATGTGTTGGGATTTCCTTTTATTTTCCGCGGTGCAATGGATGTTCGTGCAACAGCGATTAATGAAGAAATGAAATTGGCGGCTACAAAAGCGATTGCTGCTTTAGCAAAAGAAGCAGTGCCTGATTATGTAAACCTGGCTTATGGTTCAAAGAATTTGTCATTCGGCGCAGAATATATTATTCCAAAACCTATTGATAACCGTTTAATAGTTGCCGTTTCTTCTGCAGTCGCCAAAGCAGCAATCGATAGCGGTGTGGCTAAACGTAAAATAACAGATTGGGAAGCCTATAAAATTGAATTGGAAAACCGACTTGGAAAAGACAATAAATTGATGCGAAGTTTAGCAAATAAAGCTAAAAGTAATCCTAAGCGAGTGGTTTTTTCAGATGCCGATACCTATAAAGTTTTAAAGGCAGCTCAGGTTGTGCGTGATGAAGGAATTGCCAAACCGATTTTACTTGGCAATAAAGAAAGAATTCAAGCCATTGCCAATGAAAATCACATCGACCTATCTGAAATGCCTATCATTGATCCGTTAACAGAAGAGGAGGGAAAAAGAAATGAATTTGGTAATTTACTCTGGAGAAAGCGTCAACGTAAAGGTTTAACTTTATACGAAGCGCAAAAGTTGATGCGCGATAGAAATTATTATGGCTCCATGATGGTTGAACATGGTTTAGCAGATGCCATGATTAGTGGATTAACTCGAAAATATCGACATCCTCTTAAAGCGGCATTAGAAGTAATTGGTGTAAAACCGGAAGTAAAAAAAGTAGCCGGCTTATATTTGATGGTTACTAAAAAAGGCCCGTATTTTTTTGCCGATACCACCATGAATACCAATCCAACCGCTGAGGAATTAGCCGATATTGCAGTACTCACAGCTAATACCGTAAAGAAATATAACATCACACCACGTATCGCTTTATTGTCTTATTCAAATTTTGGATCTACACCTGGCGATATTCCAAATAAAGTACAAAAGGCGGTTAGTATTTTGCATAAAAATTATCCGGGTTTGATAGTGGATGGAGATATTCAAGCCAATTTTTCGATTAACAATACATTATTGAAAGAGCAATTTCCTTTCAGTACTTTGGTTGATATGGATGTAAATACATTCATTTTTCCGAATCTGGAATCCGGAAATATTTCATATAAATTGTTACAAGAATTAGGCGGATCCGAAGCAATTGGTCCAATCTTAATGGGATTAAACAAACCCATGCACGTTCTGCAATTAGGTAGCAGTGTACGTGAAATTATGAATATGGTTATTCTTGCAGTAGTTGATGCGCAAAGCCGATAA
- the sprA gene encoding cell surface protein SprA — translation MRANSLINFLLLTGTTACLMGVVTNKNEELIAEDFVYENPQANVLVVDTPDTDPLPFEFKDNPGRPPQYDPKSKLYLEDPSNVKTDVKYNPDTKNYDISQKMGDMEYRPETYMSMKEYQDYMFKKSMRDYWRSRVAADDLNNSPRKSMVPKMTVNSELFDRIFGGNTVDIKPTGTAELIFGLNRNKNLNPAIPQRQQKITNFDFNMRIQLNLIGKIGDKLKVSTNYNTEASFDWENQVKLDYTGYEDEILKKIEAGNITFPLNSTLISGSQTLFGFKTELQFGRLRSTIVFSQQKGKKQEVTVQGGAQTQQFQINADNYEQNKHYFLGHYFRDNYDNWMGTLPIVNTPVVITKVEVYILNINGNAEQTRNVIAFQDLAEDGGNVWPSLLNTSNLVSPIQYAIVDSAGPNPALTDKIPHNGANNLYHIMTNSTNGMIKDRTLTEVSKLPTSVPASNSDNSGNAYMQASRDYNLIQNARRLNATEFTFNPRLGYVSLNQQISNEQAVAVSYQYTYGGRTYQVGEFSDQVTDNAKLLVCKLLKSVSVNVKHPMWKLMMKNVYTIGAYNLNSQDFKLDVFYNNIETGVDVPYIPFGQAGGEVNGRQLIRVLNCDKLSVNGDKAPDGVYDFIPGYTILANNGRVYLPTVEPFGRSLEAKFAPADFPAANKYIFKELYDSTRTAATFIQEKNRYKIKGSYRSASGSEIALNALNIPQGAVVVTANGVALVENTDYTVDYTLGRVKIINEGILNSGAQIKVSLESNSLFNVQQRSLWGTRLDYNASRNLKLGGTFLRFNERPVTQKVSIGDEPVSNIVAGLDFNYKTETPFITRLLDKLPFYSTKVMSSITTRGEVAKLFPGNAKAIGKSGNSYIDDFEGSISVIDVRNPNGWYLSGIPQGLPGFPEASVSDSVLTGLNRAKLNWYTIDPMFTRTQSGTTPGYYDNKIFSNNMWRQVFETELFPGKTPPNGQQVVLPVLDLGFYPTERGPYNLDVLPRSGISAGMNADGLLNNPKSRWGGIMRRLETNDFQAANIEYIQFWMMDPYNDDYNTETHPDFDPNSLPSGDFYINLGNISEDILKDGRMSYENGLPGTSDISKDLPTEFTRISRVPLIPPTVNAFSQNNQDRPYQDVGYDGMIDSTEQRIFAANLNEVNAVPGINMSSPHVSAFMNDPSSDNYNFFRDDDYDAEQAKTLKRYSRYNNMEGNTPTEAQYQDANPNGGNYSTASANLLPNIEDVNKDNTLSDIENYYQYRIHISPSDVNETAVGTNFLVDAFKGTAEFSGVTKEVKWYQFKIPISQFENVVGGIEGFNSIRFMRVYMKGFDRPVLLRIARFELVRSDWRRYQFDLRKPGEYIAIDDNQTVFDVSAVSLQENGTKSPVNYIMPPEIQQQQNVQTTNLVLQNEQALQIRACNLKDGDSRAIFKNVELDTRMFKNIKMNVHAENLNDIPLNDGELTLFFRVGTDYNNNFYEYEVPLKLTPKGQYDPNSVDARYQVWPVENEINFKFSDISNVKNQRNTEYGYYTNLNAYTKPYSKDLGGYTITIVGNPNLGTIKSIMVGIRNPKTADNKAHCVEAWINELRLTEFDNEGGWATTGQIQAKLADLGQVSLAGTYFSPFWGSVEKKINERSRESNTNWDMSTNINAGKFFPSKWKVSLPLYYNFGQTIITPLFNPLDPDVRLKDVFDNPAISDSVKKEIKKQTLDHTERKGFNVTNVRIDGLKRKGAKPFPWDISNFSATYAYTEIDKRSVNVEYNINKQYRGGLQYAFAFQNPFTIKPFSKIKAFEKKWFTLIREFNLQLMPNSFGAQMDLNRTYASIRNRDITGIYGAAEFENPALVNKNFIASRAYNLRWDLSKSIKYNYSASVDARIFEMPGEITHPDSVVKNRELVQNNILKGGESTSFRQNMDVNVNVPIDKIPIFDFIKTTYRFGGTYTWMRRPFAADDSIGNTIQNTNTHNFTANLQMITLYNKIPYFKKINTNQNKSKSVNALPKKGDVSAGSDSTKKSKTSANENVKDIFEFLARGIMMLKTVNLTYQLQGGQGLPNFKPSPVLMGMDPSKGQAPGFLFTTGLHDGLIRERSVDNGWLAMVPLQTTPYTETKTEDISYRASIEPHGSLKIELNGNRKQSTSINEFMVFDDPTRTRDDRYKGFDFHQSKNETGNFSISTFANFNAFKDGKDPIESKLFTDFLLERRNVANELGAANDNNDPNAITFVNIKGQTESYVDGYQDNQQDVLLGAFYNTYTGGKIKNYSTKNIFPTVPIPNWTITWDGLGKLGFFKKTFRSITVRHGYRSAYNINGYNNNILFIGDQQIARMPITVSSGTTPINSNFVPYYNINAVTITEAFAPLIKFDFQFLKQGWSANVETKRDKSTTLNITGPQIIETKGQEYIVGLGYMYPKLRFKALKIQGKVLESNLTVKVDVSYRRNVSVIRRISDGISIPTGGTDIITLRSSADYQLTPNINLRLFYDWIKTKPQTSASFPTSNATGGFSLRINFQ, via the coding sequence GTGCGAGCAAATAGTCTTATAAATTTTTTATTGCTTACCGGTACAACAGCTTGTTTAATGGGCGTTGTCACCAATAAAAACGAAGAGCTCATTGCAGAAGATTTCGTGTATGAAAATCCTCAGGCAAACGTATTGGTTGTTGACACTCCAGATACTGATCCATTGCCTTTTGAATTTAAAGATAATCCGGGCCGGCCTCCACAATACGATCCTAAATCCAAATTATACCTCGAAGATCCCAGCAATGTTAAAACCGATGTAAAATATAATCCGGATACCAAGAACTATGATATTTCTCAAAAAATGGGGGATATGGAATACCGTCCTGAAACATATATGAGTATGAAAGAGTATCAGGATTATATGTTTAAAAAATCAATGCGTGATTATTGGAGATCCAGAGTAGCAGCCGACGATTTAAACAATTCACCACGCAAAAGCATGGTTCCGAAAATGACGGTGAACTCTGAATTATTCGATCGTATTTTTGGTGGGAATACGGTAGACATTAAACCAACGGGTACAGCTGAATTAATTTTTGGTTTGAACAGAAATAAAAATTTGAATCCCGCTATTCCTCAGCGTCAGCAAAAAATTACCAACTTCGATTTTAACATGCGCATTCAATTGAATTTAATCGGAAAGATTGGAGATAAATTGAAAGTGTCAACCAATTATAATACAGAAGCAAGTTTCGATTGGGAGAACCAAGTTAAATTAGATTACACCGGTTATGAAGATGAAATTTTGAAAAAAATTGAAGCGGGTAATATCACTTTCCCTTTGAATAGTACATTAATCAGCGGAAGTCAAACTTTATTTGGATTTAAAACTGAATTGCAATTCGGTCGTTTACGTTCTACCATTGTTTTCTCTCAACAAAAAGGCAAGAAGCAAGAGGTAACGGTTCAGGGTGGTGCGCAAACACAACAATTTCAAATTAATGCCGATAATTACGAACAAAACAAACACTATTTTTTAGGACATTATTTCAGGGATAATTACGATAATTGGATGGGAACACTGCCTATTGTAAATACGCCGGTGGTAATTACGAAAGTGGAGGTGTATATCTTAAACATCAATGGTAATGCCGAACAAACGCGTAACGTAATCGCTTTTCAAGATTTAGCAGAAGATGGCGGAAATGTTTGGCCAAGTTTGTTGAATACAAGCAATCTGGTTTCTCCAATTCAATATGCTATTGTTGATAGCGCCGGACCCAATCCGGCCTTAACGGATAAAATTCCGCACAATGGCGCGAATAATTTATATCACATCATGACCAATAGTACGAATGGTATGATTAAAGACAGAACCTTAACCGAAGTAAGTAAATTGCCAACTTCCGTTCCGGCATCAAATAGTGATAATAGCGGAAATGCTTATATGCAAGCCTCAAGAGATTATAATCTTATCCAAAATGCCCGAAGATTGAATGCAACTGAATTTACATTCAATCCGCGTTTAGGTTACGTTTCTTTGAATCAACAAATCAGTAATGAACAAGCCGTTGCGGTTTCTTATCAATATACGTACGGCGGAAGAACGTATCAGGTAGGTGAATTTAGTGATCAGGTAACCGATAATGCAAAACTATTGGTTTGTAAATTATTAAAATCTGTTTCTGTAAACGTAAAACATCCCATGTGGAAACTTATGATGAAGAACGTTTACACCATTGGTGCGTACAATTTGAATTCACAAGATTTTAAATTAGATGTGTTTTATAACAACATTGAAACCGGTGTTGATGTTCCTTACATTCCATTCGGACAAGCAGGTGGTGAGGTAAACGGCCGTCAATTAATTCGGGTATTGAATTGCGATAAGTTAAGTGTGAATGGTGACAAAGCGCCCGATGGCGTTTATGATTTTATTCCGGGTTATACAATTTTGGCCAATAACGGCCGAGTGTATTTACCAACGGTGGAACCTTTCGGAAGAAGTTTAGAGGCCAAATTTGCACCGGCTGATTTTCCGGCTGCCAATAAGTATATTTTTAAAGAACTGTACGATTCTACTCGTACGGCCGCAACTTTTATTCAGGAAAAAAACCGATATAAAATTAAAGGAAGTTATCGATCGGCATCGGGATCTGAAATCGCCTTAAACGCACTCAATATTCCTCAGGGTGCAGTTGTAGTTACCGCCAACGGTGTTGCGTTGGTAGAGAATACCGACTATACTGTGGATTACACTTTGGGAAGAGTGAAAATTATTAACGAAGGAATTTTAAATTCTGGCGCACAAATAAAAGTTTCGTTGGAAAGTAATTCTCTCTTCAACGTGCAGCAACGTAGTTTATGGGGAACGCGTTTAGATTATAATGCCTCTCGAAATTTAAAGTTAGGCGGTACCTTTTTGCGATTTAACGAAAGACCGGTTACCCAAAAAGTTTCTATTGGCGATGAGCCGGTAAGTAACATCGTTGCCGGTTTGGATTTTAATTATAAAACAGAAACTCCTTTCATTACACGATTATTGGATAAACTACCTTTTTACAGTACCAAAGTAATGAGTTCGATTACAACCAGAGGTGAAGTAGCTAAATTATTTCCGGGTAACGCCAAAGCAATTGGTAAAAGCGGGAACTCTTACATCGATGATTTTGAGGGATCAATATCTGTAATAGATGTTCGGAATCCGAATGGATGGTATTTATCCGGAATCCCTCAAGGTCTACCCGGATTTCCGGAGGCCAGTGTGAGCGATTCAGTTTTAACCGGATTAAATCGAGCAAAATTAAATTGGTACACTATCGACCCTATGTTTACACGTACACAAAGTGGAACAACACCGGGGTACTACGATAATAAAATTTTCTCCAATAACATGTGGCGTCAGGTTTTTGAAACCGAATTATTTCCAGGTAAAACTCCTCCTAACGGTCAGCAAGTTGTTCTACCTGTGCTTGATCTGGGCTTTTATCCAACCGAAAGGGGCCCTTATAATTTAGATGTACTTCCTCGTTCCGGAATTTCTGCCGGTATGAATGCCGATGGACTTTTGAATAATCCTAAATCACGCTGGGGAGGTATCATGAGAAGGTTAGAAACTAACGATTTTCAGGCAGCAAACATAGAGTATATCCAGTTTTGGATGATGGATCCGTATAATGATGATTACAATACCGAAACCCATCCCGATTTTGACCCCAATAGTTTACCCAGCGGAGACTTTTATATCAATTTGGGAAATATTTCTGAAGATATTTTAAAAGATGGCCGAATGAGCTATGAAAATGGTTTACCCGGAACCTCTGATATTTCAAAAGACTTGCCTACTGAATTTACGCGAATATCAAGAGTGCCATTAATTCCTCCAACAGTAAATGCCTTTTCACAAAACAATCAGGATAGACCTTATCAGGATGTGGGTTATGATGGAATGATTGACTCAACCGAGCAAAGAATTTTTGCGGCCAATTTAAATGAAGTTAATGCAGTGCCGGGAATTAATATGTCATCACCTCATGTTAGTGCTTTTATGAATGACCCGTCCAGTGATAATTACAATTTTTTCAGAGATGATGATTATGATGCCGAACAGGCAAAAACATTAAAGCGATATTCCAGGTACAATAACATGGAGGGCAATACCCCAACTGAAGCACAATACCAGGATGCTAATCCAAACGGAGGAAATTACTCAACCGCCTCGGCTAATTTGCTTCCTAATATTGAAGATGTAAATAAAGACAATACCTTGAGTGATATTGAAAATTATTATCAATACAGAATCCATATTTCACCTTCGGACGTAAATGAAACTGCGGTAGGTACAAATTTCTTGGTAGACGCTTTTAAGGGAACGGCTGAATTTAGCGGCGTAACAAAGGAAGTTAAGTGGTATCAATTTAAAATTCCTATTTCTCAATTCGAAAATGTGGTTGGGGGAATAGAAGGTTTTAACTCCATTCGATTTATGCGAGTTTATATGAAAGGATTTGATCGTCCGGTTCTTTTACGTATCGCGCGATTTGAATTAGTTCGAAGCGATTGGCGCCGTTATCAGTTTGATTTAAGAAAACCGGGTGAGTATATTGCCATTGATGATAACCAAACTGTTTTTGACGTGTCGGCTGTAAGTTTACAGGAAAATGGAACTAAATCTCCGGTAAATTATATTATGCCACCCGAAATTCAACAGCAACAAAATGTTCAAACTACCAATTTGGTTTTACAAAACGAACAAGCTCTTCAAATTAGAGCTTGTAATTTGAAAGATGGTGATAGTAGAGCCATTTTTAAAAATGTTGAGTTGGATACGCGTATGTTCAAAAATATTAAAATGAATGTACACGCTGAGAATTTAAATGACATACCATTAAACGACGGCGAGCTTACTTTATTTTTTAGAGTTGGTACAGATTATAACAATAACTTTTACGAGTATGAAGTACCGCTTAAACTAACACCTAAAGGCCAATACGATCCTAATAGTGTAGATGCCCGTTATCAGGTTTGGCCGGTTGAAAATGAAATTAATTTTAAATTCAGCGATATCAGTAATGTAAAAAACCAGCGAAATACAGAATATGGATATTATACCAATTTAAATGCGTATACCAAACCCTATTCAAAAGATTTAGGAGGGTACACGATTACCATTGTAGGTAATCCAAATCTAGGAACCATTAAAAGTATTATGGTTGGTATACGAAATCCGAAAACAGCTGATAATAAAGCGCATTGTGTGGAAGCTTGGATTAATGAATTGCGATTAACTGAATTTGACAATGAGGGCGGTTGGGCAACAACCGGACAAATACAAGCTAAACTTGCTGATCTCGGACAAGTATCACTAGCCGGAACGTATTTCTCTCCATTCTGGGGAAGTGTTGAGAAAAAAATCAATGAGCGAAGTAGAGAAAGTAATACCAATTGGGATATGAGTACCAATATTAATGCCGGTAAATTCTTCCCTTCTAAATGGAAAGTCTCATTGCCGCTGTATTACAATTTCGGGCAAACCATCATCACTCCATTATTTAATCCGCTTGATCCTGATGTTCGTTTAAAGGATGTGTTTGACAATCCGGCCATATCCGATTCCGTAAAAAAAGAAATCAAAAAACAAACACTTGATCATACCGAACGAAAAGGATTTAATGTAACTAACGTGCGCATTGATGGTTTAAAACGTAAAGGTGCCAAACCATTTCCTTGGGATATTAGTAATTTTTCGGCCACGTATGCCTATACGGAAATTGATAAGCGAAGTGTAAATGTTGAATACAATATCAATAAACAATACCGAGGCGGTTTGCAATATGCTTTTGCATTTCAAAATCCGTTTACCATAAAACCATTCAGCAAAATAAAAGCTTTTGAGAAAAAGTGGTTTACTTTAATTAGGGAATTTAATTTACAGTTGATGCCAAATAGTTTTGGGGCACAAATGGATTTAAATCGCACATACGCATCAATCAGAAACAGGGATATTACCGGAATTTATGGGGCGGCAGAGTTTGAAAATCCGGCATTGGTCAATAAAAACTTTATTGCCTCGCGTGCATATAATTTGCGTTGGGATTTAAGTAAATCAATAAAATATAATTACAGCGCCAGTGTGGATGCTCGTATTTTTGAAATGCCCGGAGAAATTACACATCCCGATAGTGTTGTAAAAAACAGAGAATTAGTGCAAAACAATATTTTGAAAGGTGGAGAGAGTACATCTTTCCGACAAAATATGGATGTGAATGTTAATGTGCCTATCGATAAAATTCCAATATTTGACTTTATAAAAACAACGTATCGTTTTGGAGGTACTTATACCTGGATGAGAAGACCATTTGCTGCAGATGATAGTATTGGTAATACTATACAAAATACCAATACGCACAATTTCACGGCTAATCTGCAAATGATTACACTCTATAACAAAATACCTTATTTCAAAAAAATTAATACCAATCAAAATAAATCCAAATCGGTTAATGCACTTCCAAAAAAGGGTGATGTTTCGGCTGGTAGCGACTCCACTAAAAAATCGAAAACCAGTGCAAACGAAAACGTAAAGGATATATTTGAGTTCTTAGCTCGCGGCATAATGATGCTTAAAACCGTTAATCTAACTTATCAATTGCAGGGCGGGCAAGGTTTGCCTAATTTTAAACCTAGTCCGGTATTAATGGGGATGGATCCTTCTAAAGGACAAGCTCCGGGATTCTTATTTACAACAGGTTTACACGATGGATTAATTCGAGAACGAAGTGTGGATAACGGATGGCTCGCCATGGTTCCATTACAAACCACTCCATATACCGAAACTAAAACTGAAGACATATCATACAGAGCAAGCATAGAACCTCATGGTAGTTTGAAAATAGAATTAAACGGTAACCGTAAACAATCCACCAGTATAAATGAGTTTATGGTGTTTGATGACCCTACACGCACACGCGACGACCGTTATAAAGGATTTGATTTCCATCAGAGTAAAAATGAAACAGGTAACTTTAGTATTAGTACTTTCGCGAATTTTAATGCTTTTAAAGATGGAAAAGATCCTATCGAATCTAAATTATTTACGGATTTTCTATTGGAAAGAAGAAACGTAGCAAATGAATTAGGGGCTGCAAATGATAATAACGACCCCAACGCGATTACCTTCGTCAATATAAAGGGGCAAACCGAAAGTTATGTTGACGGTTACCAAGATAATCAACAAGATGTTTTATTAGGTGCATTCTATAATACGTATACCGGTGGTAAAATTAAAAATTACAGTACTAAAAATATTTTCCCAACCGTTCCAATTCCAAACTGGACAATCACATGGGATGGATTAGGAAAATTGGGTTTCTTTAAAAAGACATTCCGATCAATTACTGTTCGTCATGGATATCGAAGCGCTTACAATATTAACGGATATAATAATAACATTTTGTTTATCGGCGATCAGCAAATTGCGCGTATGCCAATAACAGTTTCCAGCGGTACTACACCAATCAATTCAAATTTTGTTCCGTATTACAACATTAATGCAGTTACAATAACCGAAGCTTTTGCTCCATTAATAAAGTTTGACTTTCAATTTTTAAAACAAGGTTGGAGTGCTAACGTCGAAACTAAACGAGATAAAAGCACTACCTTGAATATAACCGGACCACAAATTATTGAAACAAAAGGACAGGAATATATTGTAGGTTTAGGATATATGTATCCTAAATTGAGATTTAAGGCACTGAAAATTCAGGGTAAAGTATTGGAAAGTAATTTAACAGTAAAAGTAGATGTGAGTTACCGTAGAAATGTATCGGTAATCAGACGTATTTCTGATGGAATAAGTATACCAACAGGCGGAACCGACATTATTACGTTGAGGTCTTCAGCCGACTATCAATTAACGCCTAACATTAACCTGAGACTATTTTACGATTGGATTAAAACAAAACCTCAAACTTCCGCCTCATTTCCTACTTCCAATGCCACAGGAGGATTTAGTTTAAGAATTAACTTTCAGTAA
- the vanZ gene encoding VanZ family protein, translating into MKKIKITIWNNIGLLTILWALIILVLCATPGSYLPTASWLEMLSFDKWVHAGLFFILTSLVFLLCFKKQWDFTYWIVLFILTLSYGGLLEIMQALVFSERSADWQDFVANSFGSFGALVLFKKTKVYFH; encoded by the coding sequence GTGAAAAAAATTAAAATAACAATCTGGAATAACATCGGCCTATTAACCATTCTCTGGGCCCTGATTATTTTGGTCTTATGTGCAACCCCGGGTTCATATTTACCCACCGCTTCTTGGCTTGAAATGCTCAGTTTTGATAAGTGGGTACATGCCGGCCTGTTTTTTATTTTAACCAGCCTGGTATTTTTATTATGCTTTAAAAAACAGTGGGATTTTACTTATTGGATTGTGCTTTTCATACTTACCCTGAGTTATGGAGGATTGCTTGAAATTATGCAGGCCTTGGTTTTTAGCGAACGTAGTGCAGATTGGCAAGACTTTGTAGCGAATAGTTTTGGGAGCTTTGGGGCCCTGGTGTTATTTAAAAAAACAAAGGTGTATTTTCACTAA